From Jiangella mangrovi:
CGAACAGCAGCAGGAACGGCAGCGCGAGCAGCCAGGCGGTGCGGGTCTGCCGTCGCTGCAGCAGCGACCGGCGCCGTTTGGTGCCCGGCGAGCCGCCCACGGGGGACGGGCGGCTCGCCGGAGCCGTGGTGGCGGTGGCCATGGCCGGGGCTCCTACTGCAGCCCGGTCCCGATGGACGACGCCTGCGACTGCATGTCGGCGACGGCGTCAGCAGCGGGGATGGTGCCGCGCACGGCTGCCTCGACGTTGCCGTCGATGACCGTCGCGACCTGCTCCCACGTCGGGACGGCGGGCGGCGCCTCGGTCTGCTCGAGCTGCTCGCCGAAGACCGCGACCAGCGGGTCCTCGGTCAGCGGGCCGCCCTCCCAAGCGTCGGGGCGCGACGGCAGGCCGGTGGCGGTCTCGTACCAGCTCTGCTGCACCTGCGACTCGGTGAGGTACTGGACCAGCTTCCAGGCACCGTCCTTGTTGTCGGAGTCGGTGAAGACGGCCAGGTTGCCGCCGCCGACGAACGACGTGCCGGGCGCGTCGTCCTTGCCGGGCAGCGGGACGACGTCGAAGTTGTCCGTCGCGCCGGCGCCACGGACCAGGCCGATGTGCCAGGGCCCGGAGATGAACGAGCCGATGGCGCCGTCGGCGAACATCTGCTCCAGGGCACCCGGCTGCAGCACGGTGTCCTGCGACAGGCCCTCGGAGAAGTAGGACATGTAGTACTCGAGCGCCTCGGTCATCTCGGGGCTGTCGAGGGTGTAGGCGTCGCCGTCGGTCAGCGTGGCGTCGTTCTGCCAGGCGAACGGCATGAACGTCTGCCACGAGCCGGCCTGGCCGGGCTGCAGGTAGATGCCCTGCTGGGCACCCGCCCCCTGCAGGCCCTGCGCGAACGCCTTGAGGTCGTCCCAGCTGGCCGGCGGCTCGAGGCCGGCGGACTCGGCGAGGTCGGTGCGGTAGAACAGCGCGCGCGTCTCGACGTACCAGGGGACGCCGTAGGAGGTGCCGTCGACGACGGTGGACGCCCACGGGCCGGGGAAGAAGTCGTCCTCGGCGAACACGTCGGTCGGCGTGGCCTCGAGGCCGCCGGTCGCGGCGAACTCGCCCATCCAGGTGGTGCCGATGAGGCTCACGTCGGGGGTCTCGCCGGCCGCGATGGCGGTGGCGATGCGGTCGTGCGCGCCTTCCCACGGCACCGGGGTCACCTCGACGGTGGCGTCGGGGTTGGCCTCCTCGAAGTCGGCCAGGAAGTCGCCGAGGAGCTCGCCCTCGGTGCCCATGGCCCAGACCTCGATGGTGCCGGTGGCGGGGCCGTCGCTGATGTCGGCGGACGGGGCGGCATTGCCGTCGCCGCCGTCCCCGCCGGACCCGGAGTCGGAGTCGCGGCCGCAGGCGGTGAGGGCGAGGGCGGTGGCAGCGGCCAGGGCGGTCGCGGTGATGATGGGTCGTCGACTCATCGATGAGCCTCCTTCGAGTGCGGCCCGCAACTGCGGCGGACCACGAGCTGGGTGGTCAGGACGTCGTGACGTGGTTCGGAACGGTCCCCGCTGATCCGGGCGTCGAGCATCTGCGCCGCCCTCGCCCCCATCTCGCGCATCGGCTGACGGACCGTCGTCAGCCCCGCATAGCGCGCCGCCATGACGTCGTCCCACCCGGTGACGGCGACCTCCCCCGGTACCTCGATCCCCTCTTCGGCCAGCGCGACCGTGAGGCCGAGCGCCAGCTCGTCGTTCGCGCAGACGACCACGTCCGGCAGGCCGTCGGCGATGAGCGCGGCCGCCACGCGGGCGCCGTCGTCCTCTTTGAAGCCGGCCGGGATGGCCCGTTCCGGCACGTCGACCCCGGCCTGCGCGAGCGCGCCGCGGAACCCGGCCCAGCGCTCGGCGACGTCGGTGGAGTCGACCGGGTCGCCGAGGAACGCCATGCGGCGGTGCCCGTCGGCCAGCAGGTGGTCGACGACGGAGGTCGCGGCGACGACGTTCTCGGTGCGGACGGAGTCGGCGCCCTCGATCTCGGTGCGGGCCATGAGCACGACGGGGACGCCGCGCTGCACGATCTCGGCGACGACGTCGTCGTGCACCGTCCGCCCGAACACGGCCAGCCCGTCGACCCGGCCGGCGAGGTCGAGCACCATGTCGCCGGCTGACTCGCGGTTGTGCGTGCTGAGGATGAGCACCGAGCGGCCGAGCGTGGCGGCGACCTCCTCGTAGCCCAGGACGACCTCGGCGTAGAACGGGCCGGACAGGTCGGGGAAGACGATGCCGTTGGCGGCGTGCCTGCGCTCGGCCAAGGAGCGGCCGAGCTGGCTGGGCGTGAACCGGAGCTCCTCGATGGCGGCGTCGACCCGCTCGCGGGTGGCCGGGTGGACGAGGTCGCTGCCGCGGAGCGCGCGCGAGACCGTCGCCACCGAGACGCCCGCGTGCCGCGCCACGTCGCGGATGGTCACGCTGGCGCGAGCGGACGTGCGGCGACGCTGTCCGGTGCTCTTCTGCTCCGCGCTGTCCATGGTCTGGTCGCTCCTTTGGTACCGGTTACATAAACCGGTTACATCGGCTACATTCGGGCATCATGGCCGAGCCTGTCAACCCATTGTCCGTAGCCGATGCCGCTGACCTGCGACGACTCGCTCGGGTCAGCGTGTCGACCATCGCGGCGGCGCAGGATGCCTCCGGTGCGTACCCCGCGGCGGTGGGCTTCACGCCGTACGGGTTCTCCTGGTTCCGCGACGGCGCGTTCATCGCGGAGGGCATGAGCCGGGCGGGCGCCGTCGAATCGGCGACCGCCTTTCACGACTGGTGCGCGCGCGTGCTGTCGCGGGAGGCGCCGACGGTGTCCGCTCTGGTCGCGCGGGTGTCGGCCGGGTCGCAGCCGGCGGACGGTGAGCTGCTGCCGGCGCGCTACACCCTGGCCGGCGAGCGCCACGACGACGACTGGTGGAACTACCAGGTCGACGGCTACGGCACCTGGCTGTGGGCGTTGCGGGCACACCTGACGCGGTGGGGGCTTCCGGTGGAGCCGTACGCGCCGGCGGCCGAGACCGCGGTGCGCTACCTCGTCGCCGTCGGCGCCCGGACCTGCCGCGACTGGTGGGAGGAGCACCGCGACCAGACCCACGTCTCGACGCTGGCCTCGGTGTACGGCGGCCTGCGGGCGGCTGAGGCGCTGGGCGTGCTGGCGCCGGAGGCGTCGCGGGCGGCGTCCGATATCGCGGAGCTGGTCACGCGGTCGGGGACCTTCGAGGGCGCGTTGCGCAAGTGGCTGGGGTCGACGGCGGTCGACGCGAGCCTCGTGGTGGCGGGCGTGCCGTTCGAGCTGTACTCGCCGTCGGGCTCGGTGATGGCGGCGACGGTGGCGCGGGTGGAGTCGGAGCTGACGACGCCCGGCGGCGGGGTGCACCGCTACGTTGCCGACACCTTCTACGGCGGCGGGCAGTGGCCGATCCTGGCGGCGTTCCTGGGCTGGCACCACGCGGTGATGGGGTCGCGAGGGCGGGCAACGGAGCTGCTGCGGTGGATCGCCTCGACCGCCGACTCGTCCGGCTGGCTGCCCGAGCAGATGCCGCCGGTCCTCGCGCCGGACGTGCTGCCGGAGTGGCTCGAGCGGTGGGGCCCGAGTGCCCGGCCGCTGCTCTGGTCGCACGGCATGTACCTGGTGCTGGCGACCGAGCTCGGCGTCACTCCCGAGCCGACAGCCACTCACTGACAGCGCGCGCCGTCTGCTCGATCGGCACGCCGGTGGTGTCGAGCAGCGTCATCGGCGGGTCCATGGTGGCCGCGTTCGCGTCGATCCAGGCGGCGAAGTCGAGAGTCTCGGTGATCCGGGGCTCGTCCCACTCGCGCCACTTCGGTCGTGCGCGGAGGCGTTCGGCGAGCACGTCGGGATCGCAGGTGAGGCACAGGTAGTCGATGCGCTCGAACAGCGCCCGCTCCGGCAGGGGCTCGAACTCCGGCGGCACCACCGTCCCGCACAAGACCACAGGCCGGCGGCTCTGGTTGATCATCGCCGCCATGCGCAGCCAGGTGGACCGGAACGGCCGGTGCTCGGCGCCGTCGTCACGCAGCCCGGCGACCCACAGCACGTCCTGCTCGAGGACGACGAACCGGTCGGCCAGCCCGGGCTCAGCGGCGAGGAGGCGCTGGACGGTGGACTTGCCGGTGCCGCTCGGGCCCGTCAGGCAGTAGAGCGGGAGGCGCAGGATGGGCCACCGGTGGCCGCAATGGGCGCACCGGATGACCGCTTCCGTCTTCTCGACCTGCGGGTGGTCGGCGCGTTCGCCGCAGCGCTCGCAGATCAGCAGGTTCACGTCTCGATCAGTCGAAGAGCTGGTCGAAGATGCTGCGCTTGCGCTTCTTGCCGTAGCCGTAAGGGCTGGGCGAGTCGGAGTAGCCGCCGCGCCCGTACGGGGACGGGCTGTCGGGGCGGCCGCGGTACGGCTGCTGGTACTGCTGCTGCGGGTGCTGCGGCGGGGGCGCCTGGCGGCCGCCGTAGTCGAGGGGCGGCGGCGGCGCGTTGTACTGCTCCTCGGCGGCGACGATCTGCTCGAGCTCGCCCTTGTCGAGGAAGATGCCCTTGCAGTCGTCGCACTGCTCGACGTGCACGCCCAACCGGTCATACGTCTTCATCTGGCCGTTGCACTTCGGACAGGTCACGGATCTCGTCCTTTCGCCGACGACGTCGTCGTCGTAGCTGATAGTCGTTATCTGGTGACAACGCTACCGGTCTGGCCAGGGTTCCGGGCCGTCCGGACTGCATCGGCGCAAGGTGGCCGGTAGCGTGGCGGAGGTGACGCAGCCTCCCGCGCAGCCGCCGGAGCGCGGTGCCCTGCGTGCGGCCATCGAAGGCCTCCTCCGCACCTGCGTCGACCTCGAGCGCCAGGCGGAGGGTGCGAGCGCCGACGCGGCGAAGCGGGTGCGCGGCATCGCCGAGACGCTGTCCGCCGTGCACGTCCCCGGGACCGTCCTCGACGTTCCCGCTCTCGTGCAGGAGATCAGCGGTGTCGGCCGGCAACTGGACGCGGACCTGAACGGGCAGCTCGCCGAGGCCCGGCGACCGCTGGTGACGGAGATCCACGCCCTGCTCGCCCTGCTCGCTCCCTGGCACGGGTTGACGGCGCCGCCGCCGCTGGTCCCGGCCGGCCCGCTCGCGCAGCTCCCCGACCACTTTCCGCCCGGCTTCGCGCACGACTACGTCGACGACCTGCTCGGCACCGTCGATACCAGCGTCACCCTGACCGCACAGACGGCCAACCAGGTTTCCGTGCCGTCAGAAGAACTCATCGATGCCGTGCCGGGATCGGTCGGTGGTCACCTACCGGACACCGACCGGCTGGAGGGCATCGCGATGCTCAAAGGCAGCGATTGTCACGCCGTGGAACGGCACGGCCCCCACATCCCGTTGCAGGCCCAGCTCGCACGCTTGCTCTGGCTGAAGGATCCATCGGGGCACGGGCCATGGCAGCTCCTGCCGGACGGTGGCGCTGAGTCCGACCACCGATGTGGACCCATCGCGGGTGGATTCGCCTCCGCCGAGGCGATGGCCAAACCACTCGAGGCGATCCTTCGATGGGCGCGTGTCCACGCCGGTGGCTTGGACGAGCTGCTCACGAACAACACCAAGGCGAAGACCAAGCGCATCAGCATCCACGTGAGCGCGACATCGGCCGGCCTCGCAGCCGGCGACACGCACGGATACCGAGGCACGGCGACATCGAGCCGTGCCATGGCGGACGATTGGCTGGATGCGCGCACGTACGCGATGGCCCACGGTGCACCACCCGTGTACGCGGTGCCCTACGACCCCATCGCCGAAGGCGATGATCCGGGAGTATTTCTCCAGTTCAAGCGACTCGGGACGACGAGCTGGGCGCTCGTGACGTGCTACCCGGTCGGCGAGCGAAACCCGAACTGCAAACGCATGGAGGACCTCACATGACCCCGCCGAGCGAGAACTTCAAGGAACACTTCGGCGGAGGATTCGGCCTGGCCGATGAGACGCCGGAGGCCTACATCGAGGAGTGCGAAGAGGCCGCCGCCAGGTTGGAGGACGACGAGGACGGCTCGTTCCACGCCTTCCTTGACGAGTTCGCCCGCCACATCCGCGATTCGTCCTATCCGCCGCACCGCGTCGCCGACTCGCAATGGATCACCGACGAGTGGCTCCGCAACATCTGGTACGACGCGTTCGGTCCGGAACCATCGCCCGGCGACCCGTACCCCGTGCCCGCGGAGGACTGGGGCCGTCGCCGTCGCACGCCCTACATGACGTACGCCGTCAACCGGCGGCCGGAACTCAGTTCGCCCGGTGTGCCGGACTGGCTAGAAGCCCGCGGCCTGACCTTCGATGATGCGAACGCCGGGATCGGTATCTCACTCAGCGGCCAGTTCGCGAGTGCACGACCGGCGCCGGAGGGGTGGCTGGAGCGGCTGCACGACCTCACCGCGCGCGGGCTGCGCGCCGAACAGCCGGGCGAGCGCTAGTCGAGCCCGCGCTCCGGTCAGCAGAGTCCATCATCGACGTGTAGACGCTGAGGCCAAGCTGTTGGCATCAGCGTCTACACGTGCGACAAGTACTCTGCCGCCCCCGGCGAGCGCTAACGGTCAGAAGGTGTAGCGGGTCTGGCTGTACGGCTGCTTGGTGAAGGCCAGCACCTTGGCCGGGGTCAGCGCGAAGACCACGGCCTGGTGGTCCGGGTTGCCCTCGTCGAGGAACACGCCGTCGCCGACGGTGAAGTGCCAGCCGATCTTCTCCATCCAGAGCGCGGCCAGGCGGGCGAGCTGGTCGTTGCCGGTCTCGCGGGCCACCGGGCCCTCGACCACGACGTCGATGCCCGACCGGAACGCGTTGGTACCGGTGGTCAGGGCCACGTCCTGGTTGACCTCGATGTTCTTCGCCTTCTGCTCGTGCGCCCCGGTGCAGAAATGCAGCCTGCCGTCCAGCCACATGGCCGGCAACGGGGCCACGTGCGGGCGGCCCTCGCGGCGCACCGTGGACAGCCAGAACATCTCCGCCGACTCGATGACCTCGAGCGCCCGCTCCCAGGGCAGGGCCTCGGCCTGGGGATCACTGAACTC
This genomic window contains:
- a CDS encoding sugar ABC transporter substrate-binding protein; its protein translation is MSRRPIITATALAAATALALTACGRDSDSGSGGDGGDGNAAPSADISDGPATGTIEVWAMGTEGELLGDFLADFEEANPDATVEVTPVPWEGAHDRIATAIAAGETPDVSLIGTTWMGEFAATGGLEATPTDVFAEDDFFPGPWASTVVDGTSYGVPWYVETRALFYRTDLAESAGLEPPASWDDLKAFAQGLQGAGAQQGIYLQPGQAGSWQTFMPFAWQNDATLTDGDAYTLDSPEMTEALEYYMSYFSEGLSQDTVLQPGALEQMFADGAIGSFISGPWHIGLVRGAGATDNFDVVPLPGKDDAPGTSFVGGGNLAVFTDSDNKDGAWKLVQYLTESQVQQSWYETATGLPSRPDAWEGGPLTEDPLVAVFGEQLEQTEAPPAVPTWEQVATVIDGNVEAAVRGTIPAADAVADMQSQASSIGTGLQ
- a CDS encoding LacI family DNA-binding transcriptional regulator, with amino-acid sequence MDSAEQKSTGQRRRTSARASVTIRDVARHAGVSVATVSRALRGSDLVHPATRERVDAAIEELRFTPSQLGRSLAERRHAANGIVFPDLSGPFYAEVVLGYEEVAATLGRSVLILSTHNRESAGDMVLDLAGRVDGLAVFGRTVHDDVVAEIVQRGVPVVLMARTEIEGADSVRTENVVAATSVVDHLLADGHRRMAFLGDPVDSTDVAERWAGFRGALAQAGVDVPERAIPAGFKEDDGARVAAALIADGLPDVVVCANDELALGLTVALAEEGIEVPGEVAVTGWDDVMAARYAGLTTVRQPMREMGARAAQMLDARISGDRSEPRHDVLTTQLVVRRSCGPHSKEAHR
- a CDS encoding glycoside hydrolase family 15 protein yields the protein MAEPVNPLSVADAADLRRLARVSVSTIAAAQDASGAYPAAVGFTPYGFSWFRDGAFIAEGMSRAGAVESATAFHDWCARVLSREAPTVSALVARVSAGSQPADGELLPARYTLAGERHDDDWWNYQVDGYGTWLWALRAHLTRWGLPVEPYAPAAETAVRYLVAVGARTCRDWWEEHRDQTHVSTLASVYGGLRAAEALGVLAPEASRAASDIAELVTRSGTFEGALRKWLGSTAVDASLVVAGVPFELYSPSGSVMAATVARVESELTTPGGGVHRYVADTFYGGGQWPILAAFLGWHHAVMGSRGRATELLRWIASTADSSGWLPEQMPPVLAPDVLPEWLERWGPSARPLLWSHGMYLVLATELGVTPEPTATH
- a CDS encoding AAA family ATPase, giving the protein MNLLICERCGERADHPQVEKTEAVIRCAHCGHRWPILRLPLYCLTGPSGTGKSTVQRLLAAEPGLADRFVVLEQDVLWVAGLRDDGAEHRPFRSTWLRMAAMINQSRRPVVLCGTVVPPEFEPLPERALFERIDYLCLTCDPDVLAERLRARPKWREWDEPRITETLDFAAWIDANAATMDPPMTLLDTTGVPIEQTARAVSEWLSARE
- a CDS encoding zf-TFIIB domain-containing protein, with protein sequence MTCPKCNGQMKTYDRLGVHVEQCDDCKGIFLDKGELEQIVAAEEQYNAPPPPLDYGGRQAPPPQHPQQQYQQPYRGRPDSPSPYGRGGYSDSPSPYGYGKKRKRSIFDQLFD
- a CDS encoding pyridoxamine 5'-phosphate oxidase family protein; this encodes METALVAEFSDPQAEALPWERALEVIESAEMFWLSTVRREGRPHVAPLPAMWLDGRLHFCTGAHEQKAKNIEVNQDVALTTGTNAFRSGIDVVVEGPVARETGNDQLARLAALWMEKIGWHFTVGDGVFLDEGNPDHQAVVFALTPAKVLAFTKQPYSQTRYTF